A genomic segment from Parolsenella catena encodes:
- a CDS encoding DNA polymerase III subunit: MPSEPVVPGALGRIEGQPRVRDFLAAAVREGRLSHAYLFLGAPGSGQSEAALALAECVVCPTGGCDACDECIRVAHRTHPDVHWIFPEGASGYVVEQVRSLIADVSLAPVRAKAKVYILDRVETLRESSANALLKTIEEPPDGVIFVLMARTADAVLPTIVSRCQLVPFRVSNPGETARRVALSCGVDPNDTAARIALAVAGTPERASDFLGSPARREARRLMVRSIDALARDDAWDVLCAARDLVVAAKAPLDDVRASQDEQAAQGADYLSSKAMKLVEQRNKRALSAQERSGMMELLAAASSLLRDCLVRLEGVDQPIVNADAADVVERIATRASCAGVLAALEAVDRAADGLAHNVSPQLALEVMLCSCKEALCPPSFR; encoded by the coding sequence ATGCCTAGCGAGCCGGTCGTTCCCGGGGCGCTCGGGCGCATCGAGGGACAACCGCGCGTGAGGGACTTCCTGGCCGCCGCCGTGCGGGAGGGCAGGCTCTCCCATGCCTACCTCTTCCTCGGCGCCCCCGGCTCTGGCCAGTCCGAGGCCGCGCTTGCCTTGGCCGAGTGCGTCGTGTGCCCAACCGGCGGCTGCGACGCCTGCGACGAGTGCATCCGCGTGGCGCATCGCACGCACCCCGACGTCCACTGGATCTTTCCGGAGGGTGCGAGCGGGTATGTGGTCGAGCAGGTCCGCTCGCTCATAGCCGACGTGTCTCTCGCCCCCGTGCGGGCCAAGGCAAAGGTCTACATCCTCGACCGCGTGGAGACGCTTCGGGAGTCGTCAGCAAACGCCCTGCTCAAGACCATTGAGGAGCCGCCTGACGGCGTCATCTTCGTCCTCATGGCCCGCACGGCCGACGCCGTGCTGCCCACGATCGTCTCGCGCTGCCAGCTCGTGCCGTTCCGCGTCTCCAACCCCGGCGAGACGGCCCGACGCGTGGCGCTTTCCTGCGGCGTCGACCCCAACGACACGGCCGCCCGCATCGCCCTCGCCGTCGCGGGGACGCCGGAGCGCGCCAGCGACTTTCTCGGCAGCCCGGCCCGCCGCGAGGCGCGCCGGCTTATGGTTCGCTCCATCGACGCGCTTGCCCGCGACGATGCCTGGGATGTGCTGTGTGCGGCTCGCGACCTCGTTGTGGCGGCGAAGGCGCCGCTCGACGACGTGCGCGCCAGCCAGGACGAGCAGGCCGCCCAGGGCGCGGACTACCTGTCGAGCAAGGCCATGAAGCTCGTGGAGCAGCGCAACAAGCGCGCCCTCTCGGCGCAGGAGCGTTCGGGTATGATGGAACTTCTAGCGGCGGCGAGCTCGCTTCTGCGTGACTGCCTCGTGCGCCTCGAGGGCGTGGACCAGCCCATCGTGAACGCCGACGCCGCAGACGTCGTCGAGCGCATCGCCACACGGGCGAGCTGCGCCGGCGTACTCGCGGCACTCGAGGCCGTTGACCGCGCCGCGGACGGCCTCGCCCACAACGTATCCCCCCAGCTGGCCCTCGAGGTCATGCTGTGCTCTTGCAAGGAGGCACTATGCCCACCGTCATTCCGGTGA
- a CDS encoding PSP1 domain-containing protein, giving the protein MPTVIPVKFAYATRDLWFDPKNSDAVEGDHVICSTERGTEMGLATGDPMEVDQTELNRKTDGAALKPVLRVATPDDYALADRLAEKGERAFPTFRRLVSKSGLDMKPVAVEYLFGGEKCVCYFSADERIDFRQLVRDLSRELRERVDMRQIGVREEAALMGGFGHCGQELCCTRFGSGFEPVSIRMAKEQDLPLNSNKISGACGRLMCCLRYEFEAYRDFKQRAPKKNAVIQTPLGTAKIVEYDTPKEQLALRLENGKQIRVPLGEMEASDAAKKKSEELGCPCRPDTVLRSTMEHLNSPEVRAALEELDRKNGLIPEETFASEDIFVSESRSGRRRRNKGGNKGQRPEAAQQSAEKQADAAQGQKRRRRHKTVEVSGDVAENLPGQAKAAPEKQSAPGEGRRSRRRHHVEGEQQAEQREQQRSEARRERRHNAPKQDAEKAGEQQASEGQGQQKRRRRRRPGDKGGAAAEGQRPQQTVPSEARKPKHMAPQADKAQQGATDGDAPKRKRRRRHRGGGNGGSAPNPGTPASE; this is encoded by the coding sequence ATGCCCACCGTCATTCCGGTGAAGTTTGCCTATGCCACACGTGACCTGTGGTTCGACCCCAAGAACTCCGACGCGGTCGAGGGAGACCACGTCATCTGCTCCACGGAGCGCGGAACGGAGATGGGCCTGGCCACGGGTGACCCCATGGAGGTGGACCAGACCGAGCTCAACCGCAAGACGGACGGCGCCGCGCTCAAGCCGGTGCTGCGCGTCGCCACGCCAGACGACTACGCCCTCGCCGACAGGCTCGCCGAGAAGGGCGAGCGGGCGTTCCCGACGTTCCGCCGCCTCGTCTCCAAGAGCGGCCTGGACATGAAGCCCGTCGCCGTCGAGTACCTGTTCGGCGGCGAGAAGTGCGTCTGCTACTTCTCGGCCGACGAGCGCATCGACTTCCGCCAGCTCGTGCGCGACCTCTCCCGCGAGCTGCGCGAGCGCGTCGACATGCGCCAGATTGGCGTGCGCGAGGAGGCCGCGCTCATGGGCGGCTTTGGCCACTGCGGCCAGGAGCTGTGCTGCACGCGCTTTGGCAGCGGCTTTGAGCCCGTGTCCATCCGCATGGCAAAGGAGCAGGACCTGCCGCTCAACTCCAACAAGATCTCCGGCGCGTGCGGCCGCCTCATGTGCTGCCTGCGCTACGAGTTCGAGGCGTACCGCGACTTCAAGCAGCGCGCGCCCAAGAAGAACGCCGTCATCCAGACGCCGCTTGGCACGGCAAAGATCGTGGAGTACGACACGCCCAAGGAGCAGCTTGCCCTGCGCCTGGAGAACGGCAAGCAGATTCGCGTGCCACTCGGCGAGATGGAGGCGAGCGACGCCGCCAAGAAGAAGAGCGAGGAGCTCGGCTGCCCGTGCCGTCCCGACACGGTGCTGCGCTCCACGATGGAGCACCTCAACAGTCCCGAGGTGCGCGCCGCCCTCGAGGAGCTCGATCGCAAGAACGGTCTCATCCCGGAGGAGACGTTTGCCTCCGAGGACATCTTCGTGAGCGAGAGCCGCTCCGGCCGCCGCCGTCGCAACAAGGGGGGCAACAAGGGCCAGCGCCCCGAGGCCGCCCAGCAGTCCGCGGAGAAGCAGGCAGACGCCGCGCAGGGCCAGAAGCGCCGCCGTCGTCACAAGACCGTCGAGGTCTCGGGCGACGTCGCAGAGAACCTGCCCGGGCAGGCAAAGGCCGCGCCCGAGAAGCAGAGCGCTCCCGGCGAGGGCAGGCGCTCGAGGCGCCGCCACCACGTTGAGGGCGAGCAACAGGCCGAGCAGCGCGAGCAGCAGCGCTCCGAGGCGCGCCGCGAGCGCAGGCACAACGCGCCCAAACAGGATGCCGAGAAGGCCGGCGAGCAGCAGGCGTCCGAGGGCCAGGGACAGCAGAAGCGTCGCCGCCGTCGCCGTCCGGGCGACAAGGGCGGTGCGGCCGCCGAGGGCCAGCGCCCGCAGCAGACGGTCCCGTCCGAGGCCAGGAAGCCCAAGCACATGGCTCCTCAGGCCGACAAGGCCCAGCAGGGTGCCACCGACGGCGACGCCCCCAAGCGCAAGCGCCGTCGCCGCCACCGCGGCGGCGGGAACGGCGGAAGCGCCCCCAACCCCGGCACCCCCGCTTCTGAATAG
- a CDS encoding carboxypeptidase M32: protein MTIEEDLTALDALQAHLFAHRHATTSIMFAGETTDPAEAAAPRAEALATLEEEVHELLCRAETGELLERLGKAAEAGELDETRAAQVRVLGRERAERVDVPGGVQADFARLCCEAQSVWTRAKRENDWASFSPYLDRMVASMRAIAELRRPGHDAYDTLLDDFERGTSRAFYDAFFSQVKECVVPMVAAIRERGWQPSRSCIEGTFDHDTQMELARDLLELEGLRASALTLSETEHPFTDSVCSAHAYIATHVYEDDVISNVYSMLHEGGHAMYEQNVDPSYDRTILNGGVSSGVHESQSRFFENYVGRSEAFAPVLLTALRRRFPGRFDNVDAHELYLAVNRAEPGLVRTEADELTYPLHILIRYEIEQMLFDGTATAADVPALWNERYASYLGLEVPSDTLGCLQDVHWSCGDLGYFPTYALGGAYGAQLLDAMRASGVDFDGACASGDLAPVRDWLRERVWRHGRAIDPMPLIEDACGERLDASHYTRYLTEKFSAIYDL from the coding sequence ATGACCATCGAGGAAGACCTGACGGCGCTCGACGCCCTGCAGGCCCACCTGTTTGCCCACCGCCACGCCACGACGTCCATCATGTTCGCCGGCGAGACCACCGACCCCGCCGAGGCCGCCGCACCGCGCGCCGAGGCGCTCGCGACGCTCGAGGAGGAGGTCCACGAGCTGCTGTGCCGCGCCGAGACGGGCGAGCTGCTCGAGCGCCTGGGCAAGGCGGCCGAGGCCGGCGAGCTGGACGAGACGCGCGCCGCGCAGGTGAGGGTGCTCGGGCGCGAGCGCGCCGAGCGCGTCGACGTGCCGGGCGGCGTGCAGGCCGACTTCGCGCGCCTGTGCTGCGAGGCGCAGAGCGTCTGGACGCGCGCCAAGCGCGAGAACGACTGGGCGAGCTTCTCGCCATACCTCGACCGCATGGTCGCGAGCATGCGCGCGATCGCCGAGCTACGCCGCCCGGGCCACGACGCCTACGACACGCTGCTGGACGACTTTGAGCGCGGGACGTCCCGCGCCTTCTATGACGCGTTCTTCTCGCAGGTAAAGGAGTGCGTCGTGCCGATGGTTGCCGCCATCCGCGAGCGGGGCTGGCAGCCGAGCCGCTCCTGCATCGAGGGGACGTTCGACCACGACACGCAGATGGAGCTTGCCCGCGACCTGCTTGAGCTGGAGGGGCTGCGGGCGAGCGCGCTCACGCTCTCCGAGACCGAGCACCCCTTCACCGACTCGGTCTGCAGCGCGCACGCCTACATCGCCACGCACGTCTACGAGGACGACGTCATCAGCAACGTCTACTCGATGCTGCACGAGGGCGGCCACGCCATGTACGAGCAGAACGTCGACCCCAGCTATGACCGCACCATCCTGAACGGCGGCGTCTCGAGCGGCGTCCACGAGAGCCAGAGCCGCTTCTTCGAGAACTACGTCGGCCGCAGCGAGGCGTTTGCGCCCGTCCTGCTCACGGCCCTGCGCCGGCGCTTCCCGGGGCGCTTCGACAACGTGGACGCCCACGAGCTCTACCTCGCCGTGAACCGCGCCGAGCCCGGCCTCGTGCGCACGGAGGCGGACGAGCTCACCTACCCGCTGCACATCCTCATCCGCTATGAGATCGAGCAGATGCTGTTCGACGGCACCGCGACGGCCGCCGACGTCCCCGCGCTGTGGAACGAGCGCTACGCGAGCTACCTTGGCCTTGAGGTGCCCAGCGACACACTTGGGTGCCTGCAGGACGTCCACTGGTCCTGCGGAGACCTGGGCTACTTCCCCACCTATGCGCTCGGCGGCGCCTATGGCGCCCAGCTGCTCGACGCCATGCGTGCGAGCGGCGTGGACTTCGACGGCGCCTGCGCGTCCGGAGACCTCGCGCCTGTTCGCGACTGGCTGCGCGAGCGCGTGTGGCGCCACGGCCGCGCCATCGACCCGATGCCGCTCATCGAGGACGCCTGCGGCGAGCGGCTCGACGCGAGCCACTACACGCGCTACCTCACCGAAAAGTTCTCGGCCATCTACGACCTGTAA
- the dtd gene encoding D-aminoacyl-tRNA deacylase has product MRALIQRVRHASVTVDGQVVGSCGKGLLILLGVGHDDDESVAAKLWNKARDLRIFDDEAGKTNLSLLDVGGEALVVSQFTLYANCRRGRRPSFTEAGKPTRANELYEHFCGLAEEDLGEEHVGRGVFGAMMDVELVNDGPFTIWLDTDEL; this is encoded by the coding sequence ATGAGGGCACTCATCCAGCGCGTGAGGCACGCGAGCGTCACCGTGGACGGGCAGGTTGTGGGCAGTTGCGGCAAGGGACTGCTCATCCTGCTTGGCGTGGGGCACGACGATGACGAGTCCGTGGCCGCCAAGCTCTGGAACAAGGCTCGCGACCTGCGCATCTTTGATGACGAGGCAGGCAAGACCAACCTGTCGCTTCTCGATGTGGGAGGCGAGGCGCTCGTGGTGAGCCAGTTCACGCTCTACGCCAACTGCAGGCGCGGGCGCAGGCCCTCGTTCACCGAGGCCGGCAAGCCCACGCGAGCCAACGAGCTGTACGAGCACTTCTGCGGGCTGGCCGAGGAGGACCTTGGCGAGGAGCACGTGGGACGCGGCGTGTTTGGGGCGATGATGGACGTAGAGCTCGTGAACGACGGGCCGTTCACCATCTGGCTCGATACGGACGAGCTGTAG
- the glmM gene encoding phosphoglucosamine mutase, whose protein sequence is MKYFGTDGFRGRANEGLTVDHAFAIGRFVGWYYGLREGRKAKVVIGKDTRRSSYMFEYALGAGLVASGADAYLLHVTTTPSVSYVVRSEDFDCGIMITASHNPYTDNGIKLINSGGYKMEPEVLELIEDYIDGKSEVPLATGEDIGRTIDYVEGRNRYIGFLISSASFSMHGMRIGLDCANGSSTPIAKGVFDALGAKTYVVSNEPNGFNINRGCGSTHIEQLQNLVAEKGLDVGFAYDGDADRCIAVDEHGNVVDGDLIMYACGVYLHKKGQLADDTVVTTVMSNLGLYKALEAAGLRYEQTAVGDKYVSACMVENGYSLGGEQSGHVIFSKYSNTGDGINTSLRIIEAMLGSKKTLSELTEPVKIYPQLLKNVVVADKDAVMADERVKAAVAGVETALEGEGRALVRASGTEPMVRVMVEAATPAICEQYVGEVVRVIESL, encoded by the coding sequence ATGAAGTACTTTGGCACCGATGGCTTCCGCGGTCGCGCCAACGAGGGCCTCACGGTTGACCACGCGTTCGCGATCGGACGCTTCGTGGGCTGGTACTACGGCCTGCGCGAGGGCCGCAAGGCGAAGGTCGTCATCGGCAAGGACACGCGTCGCTCGAGCTACATGTTCGAGTATGCCCTGGGCGCGGGCCTCGTCGCGAGCGGCGCGGACGCCTACCTGCTCCACGTCACCACGACCCCCTCGGTGAGCTACGTCGTCCGCAGCGAGGACTTTGACTGCGGCATCATGATCACGGCGAGCCACAACCCCTACACGGACAACGGCATCAAGCTCATCAACTCGGGCGGCTACAAGATGGAGCCCGAGGTCCTCGAGCTCATCGAGGACTACATCGATGGCAAGTCCGAGGTGCCCCTGGCCACCGGCGAGGACATCGGTCGCACGATCGACTACGTCGAGGGCCGCAACCGCTACATCGGCTTCCTCATCTCCTCGGCGAGCTTCTCCATGCACGGCATGCGCATCGGCCTGGACTGCGCCAACGGCTCCTCCACGCCCATCGCCAAGGGTGTGTTCGACGCGCTGGGCGCCAAGACCTACGTGGTGTCCAACGAGCCCAACGGCTTCAACATCAACCGCGGCTGCGGTTCCACGCACATCGAGCAGCTCCAGAACCTCGTTGCCGAGAAGGGCCTCGACGTGGGCTTTGCCTATGACGGCGACGCGGACCGCTGCATTGCCGTCGACGAGCACGGCAACGTCGTGGACGGCGACCTCATCATGTACGCGTGCGGCGTCTACCTGCACAAGAAGGGCCAGCTCGCCGATGACACCGTCGTGACTACGGTCATGAGCAACCTCGGCCTGTACAAGGCGCTCGAGGCGGCGGGTCTCAGGTACGAGCAGACGGCCGTGGGCGACAAGTACGTCTCCGCCTGCATGGTCGAGAACGGCTACTCGCTCGGTGGCGAGCAGAGCGGGCACGTCATCTTCTCCAAGTACAGCAACACCGGAGACGGCATCAACACGAGCCTGCGCATCATCGAGGCGATGCTTGGCTCCAAGAAGACGCTCTCCGAGCTCACCGAGCCGGTGAAGATCTACCCGCAGCTGCTCAAGAACGTCGTCGTGGCCGACAAGGACGCCGTCATGGCAGACGAGCGCGTCAAGGCCGCCGTCGCCGGCGTCGAGACGGCGCTCGAGGGCGAGGGCCGCGCGCTCGTCCGCGCGAGCGGCACCGAGCCGATGGTCCGCGTCATGGTCGAGGCCGCCACGCCCGCCATCTGCGAGCAGTACGTGGGCGAGGTCGTGCGCGTCATCGAGTCGCTGTAG